The window AGGTGCGGGGCATCGCGAAGATGATCGACGAGGACAAGTACTGCATCGACGTCCTCACCCAGATCAGCGCGGTGAACAGCGCGCTGCAATCCGTCGCCCTCGGGCTGCTCGACGAGCATCTCGGGCACTGCGTCAGCCATGCCGTCGCCGCGGGCGGCGCCGACGCGGACGCGAAACTCGCGGAGGCCTCCGCGGCGATCGCCCGCCTCGTCCGCTCCTGACACGGGTGTCTAGCCGCAGGCGATCGCGGCAATACGGGACGGATGCGTGTCGCACTGATCGCCCCCCACCACTTCCCGATCCGTGAACCGTTCGCCGGCGGAATCGAGTCCCACGTCTGGCATCTGGCCCGCGCGCTGATCCGGCAGGGTCACGCCGTCACGCTGTGCGCTGCGGCGGGGTCCGACCTCGCGATGGAACATCCGGCGCTGACCGTCACGGTGATGCCGCGCAGCGCCGCCGCCTCGCGCGTGTTCCCGCCGCCCGGCGCGATCAAGGAGTCCGCCCACCACGCGTTCGTCGAGCTGATGTCCGAGCTCGCCGATCCGGCGAGCGGTGTCGACGTTGTCCACAACCACAGCCTGAACCCCGTCCCGGTGCTGACGGCCCGCCGCCTGCCCGTCCCGGTGCTGACGACGTTGCACACGCCGCCGTTCCCGGCCCTGGAGGCCGCGGTCGGCGCCGTCGCGCGCAGCGGTCAGGCGTTCGCCGCGGTGAGCCCCCAGGCTGCCGCCGCATGGGAGCACGTCGGGATACGTCGAATGGCATTGGTGCGCAATGGAATCGACACGTCGCGGTGGCCTGCCGGCCCCGGTGGTGAAGACCTCGTGTGGTCGGGTCGGCTCCTTGAGGAGAAGGGTCCGCATCTCGCCGTCGACGCCGCGCTGCGGGCCGGCCGCCGGATCGTGCTCGCCGGGCCGATCGTCGACGACCACTTCTTCCGGCGCAGGATCGCGCCGACGCTCGGCAGCCGGGTGAGCTACGCGGGTCACCTCGGCCAGCGGGAGCTGGCAACGCTCGTCGGTCGCGCCGCCGCCGCGCTGGTCACCCCGCTGTGGGACGAGCCCTACGGGCAGGTCGTCGCGGAGGCGATGGCCTGCGGAACACCGGTCGTCGCCTTCGCCGGCGGCGGCATCCCCGAGCTGGTCGACGAACACAGCGGACGGCTGGTCGAACCCGGCGACGTCGCGGCGCTGGCCGCCGCGGTGCCCGAGGCGGTGGCGCTGCCGCGGGCCGGGGTGCGACGGGTCGCCCGGCAGCGGCACGGGCTGGCGCGGATGGTCACCGGGTACGTCGCGCTCTACCGCGCCCTGATCGCCGAGGCCACCCCGCCCCCACGCCCGCCGAAATTGCATTCCAGCAGAGAAAGTGCGAGTGGCGACCTGCTGGAATGCAAGTTCGGCGTCGGAAGATAGGCGGGTCAGGCCAGGGCGTCGTCGATGCGCTGCACCTTCGCGGTGAGCTGCGCGGTGAAACCCGGACGGATGTCGGCCTTGAGCACCAGGCTGACCCGCGGGGAGACGGCGGCGACAGCGTCGACGGCCTGCTTGACCACGGCCATCACCTCGTCCCACTCGCCCTCGATGTTGGTGAACATCGCATTGGTCTCGTTGGGAAGCCCGGAGGCACGCACCACCCGGACGGCTTCGGCGACCGCGGCACTGACGCCGCCGGTCTCATCGGCGCCGGAGGGACTGATGCTGAACGCGACGATCATGGGGTCCAGTGTCACCCGGGCGGCCCCGGCGTAACGATCCGTGGCCGGGCGACGAACATCAATGCAGGTCAAGACCCTCCTTGTCGAGGGTGTGGAGGGCCGGCGCATCCGTCGACCGGCGAGAACGACCGCGACGCTGTGCCACACTGGGGTCAGTCGCCGGACTGGAGGTAATGCATGCGGCAGCGAAACAGGAAACGGCTCATGGCCCTGCTGATGACGGCGGGCGTGGTCGCGGGACTGACGCTCGGCGCACCGTCGGCACTGGCCCAACCGGCCCCGGCCCCGGCGCCCGCCCCGGTCCCGCCACCGCCGGCGACGGCCACCGGAGCGACGACCCCGGCCACCGCCGACCCGTTCGCCGTGATCCCCGGGACGCCGCAGCCGATCCCGGAGGGCACCCCGGCCGGGCAGAATCCGAACCCGTTCGTCGGTCAGCCGCCGTTCGTGCCGCCGTCGTTCAACCCCGTCAACGGCTCGATCGCCGGCGCGGCCAAGCCGATCTACATCAACTTCCAGCGGCCGATCGCCAACCGGCAGATGGCCCAGGACGCGGTCCACATCTCGTCGAATCCCCCGGTCCCCGGCAGGTTCTACTGGGTCACCGACACCCAGCTGCGGTGGCGCCCGCAGGACTTCTGGCCGGCCGGCACCGTCGTCACCATCGACGCGGCAGGCACCAAGTCGAGCTTCACGGTGCCCGAGCAGCTGACCGCGACCATCGACAACGACACCAAGCAGATGGAAGTCCACCGCAACGGCGTCCTGGAGAAGACCTTCCCCGTCTCGCTCGGCAAGCCGGGCTATGACACCAAGAACGGCACCTACTACGTGCTGGAGAAGTTCGACGAGATCGTGATGGACTCCTCGA is drawn from Mycolicibacterium gilvum and contains these coding sequences:
- a CDS encoding L,D-transpeptidase — its product is MRQRNRKRLMALLMTAGVVAGLTLGAPSALAQPAPAPAPAPVPPPPATATGATTPATADPFAVIPGTPQPIPEGTPAGQNPNPFVGQPPFVPPSFNPVNGSIAGAAKPIYINFQRPIANRQMAQDAVHISSNPPVPGRFYWVTDTQLRWRPQDFWPAGTVVTIDAAGTKSSFTVPEQLTATIDNDTKQMEVHRNGVLEKTFPVSLGKPGYDTKNGTYYVLEKFDEIVMDSSTYGVPVDDPSGEGYKLKVKDAVRIDNSGIFVHGAPWSVGSQGESNVSHGCINLSAENAKWFRENFGSGDAVVIKNTDGGLYTQPDGASDWQMF
- a CDS encoding thiamine-binding protein, whose protein sequence is MIVAFSISPSGADETGGVSAAVAEAVRVVRASGLPNETNAMFTNIEGEWDEVMAVVKQAVDAVAAVSPRVSLVLKADIRPGFTAQLTAKVQRIDDALA
- a CDS encoding metal-sensitive transcriptional regulator; translation: MSDDSTTPPDETHGYSAQKENYAKRLRRIEGQVRGIAKMIDEDKYCIDVLTQISAVNSALQSVALGLLDEHLGHCVSHAVAAGGADADAKLAEASAAIARLVRS
- a CDS encoding glycosyltransferase, which translates into the protein MRVALIAPHHFPIREPFAGGIESHVWHLARALIRQGHAVTLCAAAGSDLAMEHPALTVTVMPRSAAASRVFPPPGAIKESAHHAFVELMSELADPASGVDVVHNHSLNPVPVLTARRLPVPVLTTLHTPPFPALEAAVGAVARSGQAFAAVSPQAAAAWEHVGIRRMALVRNGIDTSRWPAGPGGEDLVWSGRLLEEKGPHLAVDAALRAGRRIVLAGPIVDDHFFRRRIAPTLGSRVSYAGHLGQRELATLVGRAAAALVTPLWDEPYGQVVAEAMACGTPVVAFAGGGIPELVDEHSGRLVEPGDVAALAAAVPEAVALPRAGVRRVARQRHGLARMVTGYVALYRALIAEATPPPRPPKLHSSRESASGDLLECKFGVGR